The Congregibacter litoralis KT71 genome contains a region encoding:
- a CDS encoding WD40/YVTN/BNR-like repeat-containing protein: MPSFLPFSLPFSSTTASPTDTLTTRATRCLAWLRRPFFAAASLAIASTLGASSVSADIDPDSFAPEIRALEWREIGPFRGGRSAAVAGLPGDRDKYYFGSTGGGVWMTDNGGTSWENISDGYFGGSIGAVAVSEWDPNVIYVGTGEKTVRGNVSPGDGMWKSMDAGDTWTRIGLEDSQHISRIRIHPTDPDTAYAAVMGHLFGPNEQRGVFRTTDGGATWEKVLFVNDEVGAVDLAMDPSNPRILYASFWRVKRTPYSLESGGEGSGLFKSVDGGDNWTELTRNEGLPRGTIGISGITVSPSNNKNIYAIIEAEDGGVFRSRDGGKTWTKTSENRNLRQRAWYYTRIFADPMDEEAVYVANVRFHYSKDGGKTFSEIDTPHGDNHDLWIDPADPLRMIQSNDGGANVSYDGGETWSTQANQPTVQFYRVATDNDFPYRLLGGQQDNSAVRIRSRSAMGSSIGVRDWEATAGGESGHIAAKPDDPDVVVGGSYGGLMRLVNHRTGERRALDVWPDNPMGWGAAEVKYRFQWNYPISFSQHDPDVLFVAANAVFRSDDLGYNWTQISPDLTVNDKSRMGKSGGPITKDDTGVEYYGTVFVLTESHHEPGVLWAGSDDGLVHVTRDGGENWVDVTPSALPEWAMVNSIDIDPFNEGGAYLAATRYKMDDFKPYLFYTDNWGKSWKRINGDIPDDHFTRVVRADPEREGLLFAGTERGAYYSLNNGKNWEPIQLNLPIVPVTDMKIKNGDLIAATQGRGFWIMDDLSTLRQLDEDHAGAVHLYTPRPSYRILSKGWDRSTGPAGTNPEEGVALYYTLPDDLGDEASVELSVFKEGDDDAIWTWTREPGPDDEDASGDEPNTRVLSTDGGLNRYVWDLDYPGMKRFDGLILWSDMKTGPRAIPGQYRAELTVDGESQSVPFEVIPDPRSTATPEDFAAQFEFVLETRDLLSRMHEEIADIRSFRSQLDALEARLIDEGDSVEDPSALLGEILAMGETITSVEEALYQTKNQSRQDPLNFPIRLNNKLVSLMRMVATGDAAPTSQALAFKAEITETIEAQLTTLQEVWDQGVPSLNEQIKAKGMDMIALSGR; the protein is encoded by the coding sequence ATGCCGTCATTCTTACCTTTTTCCTTACCTTTTTCTTCGACAACAGCGTCGCCAACAGACACGCTAACGACCCGGGCGACACGTTGCCTTGCCTGGCTGCGCAGGCCGTTTTTTGCGGCGGCGAGTCTTGCCATCGCGTCAACCCTGGGCGCCAGCAGCGTCAGCGCCGATATTGATCCCGACAGCTTTGCCCCCGAGATACGCGCCCTCGAATGGCGTGAAATCGGTCCCTTCCGCGGCGGGCGCTCTGCGGCGGTCGCGGGACTTCCGGGTGATCGCGACAAGTACTACTTCGGCTCCACCGGTGGCGGCGTCTGGATGACGGACAACGGCGGCACCTCCTGGGAGAACATCTCCGATGGGTACTTTGGCGGCTCCATCGGTGCCGTAGCGGTCTCTGAATGGGACCCCAACGTGATCTATGTGGGCACCGGGGAAAAAACCGTCCGAGGCAACGTATCCCCGGGCGACGGTATGTGGAAGTCCATGGATGCGGGAGACACCTGGACGCGCATCGGACTTGAAGACTCTCAGCACATCTCCCGGATTCGCATCCACCCCACGGATCCCGATACGGCCTATGCCGCAGTTATGGGCCACCTTTTCGGACCCAATGAACAGCGCGGCGTATTTCGCACCACCGACGGCGGCGCCACCTGGGAAAAGGTACTGTTCGTCAACGACGAAGTCGGTGCCGTTGACCTCGCCATGGATCCGAGCAACCCGAGAATTCTCTACGCCAGTTTCTGGCGGGTAAAACGCACGCCCTATTCTCTGGAAAGCGGCGGTGAAGGTTCGGGGCTTTTTAAAAGCGTCGACGGTGGTGACAACTGGACGGAGCTGACCCGCAACGAAGGCCTTCCCCGAGGGACCATTGGCATCAGCGGTATCACCGTATCGCCCAGCAACAACAAGAATATCTACGCCATTATCGAAGCTGAGGACGGTGGCGTGTTCCGCTCCCGCGATGGTGGCAAGACCTGGACGAAAACCAGCGAGAACCGCAATCTCCGTCAGCGGGCCTGGTACTACACACGCATCTTTGCCGACCCCATGGACGAAGAAGCGGTATACGTGGCCAACGTGCGTTTCCACTACTCCAAGGATGGCGGCAAAACCTTCAGCGAAATCGATACACCCCACGGCGATAACCATGACCTGTGGATCGACCCCGCGGACCCCCTGCGCATGATCCAGTCCAATGATGGCGGCGCCAATGTCTCCTACGACGGCGGAGAAACCTGGTCGACCCAGGCCAATCAGCCCACGGTACAGTTCTATCGGGTTGCCACGGACAACGACTTCCCCTATCGCCTCCTGGGCGGCCAGCAGGACAACTCCGCCGTGCGCATCCGATCGCGATCAGCCATGGGCTCATCCATCGGTGTTCGCGACTGGGAGGCCACCGCCGGCGGCGAAAGCGGTCATATTGCTGCAAAACCTGATGATCCCGACGTCGTCGTGGGTGGATCCTACGGCGGCCTGATGCGTCTGGTGAATCACCGCACGGGGGAACGCCGTGCCCTGGATGTATGGCCCGACAACCCCATGGGCTGGGGAGCGGCAGAGGTAAAATACCGCTTCCAGTGGAACTACCCCATCAGCTTTTCCCAGCACGACCCCGATGTACTGTTTGTGGCGGCCAACGCAGTCTTCCGCAGTGATGACCTGGGTTACAACTGGACCCAGATCAGCCCGGACCTCACGGTCAATGACAAGAGCCGCATGGGCAAGTCCGGCGGCCCCATCACCAAGGACGACACCGGTGTTGAGTACTACGGCACGGTCTTTGTGCTCACGGAGTCCCACCACGAACCCGGTGTTCTCTGGGCGGGCAGTGACGACGGCCTCGTTCATGTGACCCGTGACGGTGGCGAAAACTGGGTAGACGTTACGCCCTCCGCCCTCCCGGAGTGGGCGATGGTGAACAGCATTGATATCGACCCCTTCAACGAAGGCGGTGCCTATCTTGCAGCCACCCGTTACAAGATGGACGACTTCAAGCCCTATCTGTTTTACACGGATAACTGGGGTAAAAGCTGGAAGCGTATCAACGGTGACATCCCGGACGATCACTTCACCCGCGTGGTCCGAGCGGACCCCGAGCGCGAAGGACTGCTCTTTGCGGGTACCGAACGTGGCGCCTATTACTCGTTGAATAACGGTAAGAACTGGGAGCCTATACAGCTGAACCTGCCCATTGTTCCCGTTACCGATATGAAAATTAAAAACGGTGATCTCATTGCCGCAACCCAGGGCCGCGGTTTCTGGATCATGGACGACCTGAGCACCTTGCGACAGCTCGATGAGGACCACGCCGGTGCGGTGCATCTGTACACGCCCCGCCCCTCCTACCGCATTTTGTCCAAAGGCTGGGATCGATCCACGGGTCCTGCGGGCACTAATCCTGAGGAAGGCGTGGCGCTTTACTACACCCTCCCGGACGATCTGGGTGATGAGGCAAGCGTCGAGCTGTCGGTCTTCAAAGAGGGAGATGACGACGCAATCTGGACCTGGACCCGAGAGCCCGGCCCCGACGATGAAGACGCCAGTGGCGACGAGCCGAACACGCGGGTGCTGAGCACGGATGGAGGCCTCAACCGCTATGTCTGGGATCTCGATTACCCGGGCATGAAGCGCTTTGACGGACTGATTCTATGGTCGGACATGAAAACCGGACCCCGTGCGATTCCCGGACAGTACCGCGCCGAGCTTACCGTCGACGGTGAGAGCCAGAGCGTGCCCTTTGAGGTAATTCCGGATCCACGTTCCACTGCGACCCCCGAAGACTTTGCCGCACAGTTTGAGTTTGTGCTCGAAACCCGGGATCTGCTGTCGCGCATGCACGAGGAAATTGCGGATATACGAAGCTTCCGGTCGCAGCTCGATGCCCTGGAGGCACGCCTCATCGACGAAGGCGACAGCGTAGAGGATCCCTCAGCACTGCTCGGCGAAATTCTGGCCATGGGTGAAACCATCACCAGCGTTGAAGAGGCCCTGTATCAAACTAAAAACCAGAGCCGCCAGGACCCCCTCAACTTCCCCATTCGACTGAATAACAAACTGGTCAGTCTTATGCGGATGGTAGCCACGGGTGACGCCGCGCCCACGAGTCAGGCCCTGGCCTTCAAGGCCGAGATCACGGAGACCATCGAAGCGCAGCTGACGACTCTTCAGGAAGTCTGGGATCAGGGTGTGCCCTCGCTGAACGAGCAGATCAAAGCCAAGGGCATGGATATGATCGCTCTGAGCGGACGTTGA
- a CDS encoding enoyl-CoA hydratase: protein MSDAAANNDAPLMESSHNNVRWMTLNREKQRNPLSLQMLNALIDALDRANNDPDVRAIVIAARGPVFSAGHDLREMSKQEGEDRSAQLQRMRLILDTCSRMMLGIVNSPKAIIACVQGTATAAGCQLVSACDLAVSADTASFCTPGVNMGGFCTTPLVGIGRNVHRKHAMAMALTGDAFSAEDAVRFGLINECVPADQLLERTTALAERIAAKSAQGIRHGKADFYRQVDMPIEDAFAYANEAMVRAMTSEDAEEGKAAFFEKRPPVWGDA from the coding sequence ATGTCGGATGCCGCCGCCAACAATGACGCACCGCTAATGGAATCAAGCCACAATAATGTGCGGTGGATGACTCTCAACCGAGAAAAGCAGCGCAACCCCCTGTCGCTGCAGATGCTGAACGCGCTTATCGACGCCCTGGATCGGGCGAACAATGATCCCGACGTGCGTGCCATTGTCATTGCCGCCAGGGGACCGGTTTTTTCCGCGGGACATGACTTGCGGGAAATGAGTAAACAGGAGGGTGAGGACCGCAGCGCCCAGCTTCAGCGTATGCGGCTCATTCTCGATACCTGCTCGCGAATGATGCTGGGTATTGTGAACTCTCCCAAAGCCATCATCGCCTGTGTTCAAGGCACGGCCACCGCCGCGGGCTGCCAGTTGGTGTCCGCCTGCGATCTCGCCGTGTCGGCGGATACGGCCTCATTCTGCACACCGGGCGTCAATATGGGCGGTTTCTGCACAACGCCCCTCGTGGGCATTGGCCGCAACGTGCACCGCAAACACGCCATGGCCATGGCGCTCACGGGCGATGCCTTCAGTGCGGAAGACGCTGTGCGCTTTGGTCTCATCAATGAATGCGTGCCCGCGGATCAGTTGCTGGAGCGGACCACTGCGCTGGCGGAACGCATTGCCGCGAAATCGGCTCAGGGTATCCGCCACGGTAAGGCTGATTTTTACCGCCAGGTGGATATGCCCATTGAGGATGCTTTTGCCTATGCCAACGAGGCCATGGTGCGGGCCATGACCTCAGAAGACGCCGAAGAGGGTAAAGCCGCATTTTTTGAAAAACGCCCGCCGGTTTGGGGCGACGCCTAG
- a CDS encoding CoA-binding protein: MPLISDTEIARVLGSVKTIALLGASPKAERPSHEVMGFLLAKGYEVYPVNPGLAGSELLGREVYASLGDIPLIVDMVDVFRNASFLPQIVDEVLACGPQTLWTQLGVVDAAAAQRAEAGGVEVVMDRCPAIEWPRLRAAGLL, from the coding sequence ATGCCCCTGATCAGTGATACAGAAATCGCCCGCGTTCTGGGGTCCGTAAAGACCATTGCTCTTCTGGGTGCGAGCCCCAAAGCCGAGCGCCCCAGCCACGAGGTGATGGGCTTTCTGCTGGCGAAAGGGTACGAGGTGTATCCCGTCAACCCCGGTCTCGCAGGCTCGGAGTTATTGGGGAGGGAGGTCTATGCTTCCCTCGGGGATATCCCCCTGATCGTCGATATGGTGGATGTGTTTCGCAATGCGAGCTTTCTGCCGCAGATTGTGGACGAGGTTCTGGCCTGCGGCCCCCAAACGCTGTGGACGCAGCTTGGCGTTGTCGATGCGGCAGCGGCGCAGCGGGCAGAGGCCGGGGGCGTGGAGGTAGTCATGGATCGCTGTCCCGCCATCGAGTGGCCCAGACTCCGCGCCGCGGGCTTGCTCTAG